Proteins encoded together in one Triticum dicoccoides isolate Atlit2015 ecotype Zavitan chromosome 7B, WEW_v2.0, whole genome shotgun sequence window:
- the LOC119337890 gene encoding putative low molecular weight protein-tyrosine-phosphatase slr0328 isoform X2 — protein sequence MVAATVASTSTAAAYSSLAPNPTARDPVRRRTTHPLVAVTNRHVHCRTVTSLRQIHPRDHFANPPRPLFVASAAEAEAEEMAAEASTPAPAEASGKPFAVLFVCLGNICRSPAAEAIFRNLVSKRGLESKFQIDSAGTIGYHEGNKADSRMISTSKKRGIEVTSISRPIKPSDFRNFDLILAMDRQNYEDILSSFDRWQHKETLPDSGPKKVKLMCSYCKRHTESEVPDPYYGGAKGFEKVLDLLEDACESLLDSIVAENENISA from the exons ATGGTCGCTGCAACCGTCGCGTCGACCTCCACCGCCGCCGCGTACTCGTCCTTGGCTCCGAACCCGACAGCGCGTGACCCGGTTAGGAGGCGCACTACTCATCCACTTGTGGCAGTCACCAATCGCCACGTGCACTGCCGCACTGTGACCAGTCTCCGCCAGATTCACCCTCGCGACCACTTCGCGAACCCTCCGCGGCCCCTATTCGTGGCGTCGGCGGCGGAAGCGGAAGCGGAAGAGATGGCCGCGGAGGCGAGTACTCCGGCGCCGGCCGAGGCCAGCGGGAAGCCCTTCGCCGTCCTCTTCGTCTGCCTCG GGAACATTTGTAGGAGTCCTGCAGCTGAGGCCATCTTCCGGAACCTCGTCAGCAAGCGCGGACTTGAGTCCAAGTTTCAGATAGACTCTGCTGGGACCATAGGTTATCATGAG GGAAATAAGGCCGACTCAAGGATGATATCAACTTCCAAGAAGCGGGGGATTGAGGTGACCTCAATATCCAGGCCTATCAAACCCTCAGATTTCCGAAATTTTGATCTTATCCTTGCAATGGACAGGCAGAATTATG AAGACATTTTGAGTTCATTTGACAGATGGCAACACAAGGAGACTCTCCCAGATAGTGGACCCAAGAAG GTTAAGCTGATGTGCTCCTATTGCAAGCGGCATACGGAGTCTGAAGTTCCAGATCCTTACTATGGAGGCGCTAAGGGATTTGAAAAG GTACTGGATCTGCTGGAAGATGCATGCGAGTCATTACTTGACAGCATCGTGGCGGAGAATGAAAACATTTCTGCTTGA
- the LOC119337890 gene encoding uncharacterized protein LOC119337890 isoform X1 produces MVAATVASTSTAAAYSSLAPNPTARDPVRRRTTHPLVAVTNRHVHCRTVTSLRQIHPRDHFANPPRPLFVASAAEAEAEEMAAEASTPAPAEASGKPFAVLFVCLGNICRSPAAEAIFRNLVSKRGLESKFQIDSAGTIGYHEGNKADSRMISTSKKRGIEVTSISRPIKPSDFRNFDLILAMDRQNYEDILSSFDRWQHKETLPDSGPKKVKLMCSYCKRHTESEVPDPYYGGAKGFEKKFRGRLESLRSVTPPRSGAACSSILASGERGAPPAPLSGGGAEDSRTQPQYS; encoded by the exons ATGGTCGCTGCAACCGTCGCGTCGACCTCCACCGCCGCCGCGTACTCGTCCTTGGCTCCGAACCCGACAGCGCGTGACCCGGTTAGGAGGCGCACTACTCATCCACTTGTGGCAGTCACCAATCGCCACGTGCACTGCCGCACTGTGACCAGTCTCCGCCAGATTCACCCTCGCGACCACTTCGCGAACCCTCCGCGGCCCCTATTCGTGGCGTCGGCGGCGGAAGCGGAAGCGGAAGAGATGGCCGCGGAGGCGAGTACTCCGGCGCCGGCCGAGGCCAGCGGGAAGCCCTTCGCCGTCCTCTTCGTCTGCCTCG GGAACATTTGTAGGAGTCCTGCAGCTGAGGCCATCTTCCGGAACCTCGTCAGCAAGCGCGGACTTGAGTCCAAGTTTCAGATAGACTCTGCTGGGACCATAGGTTATCATGAG GGAAATAAGGCCGACTCAAGGATGATATCAACTTCCAAGAAGCGGGGGATTGAGGTGACCTCAATATCCAGGCCTATCAAACCCTCAGATTTCCGAAATTTTGATCTTATCCTTGCAATGGACAGGCAGAATTATG AAGACATTTTGAGTTCATTTGACAGATGGCAACACAAGGAGACTCTCCCAGATAGTGGACCCAAGAAG GTTAAGCTGATGTGCTCCTATTGCAAGCGGCATACGGAGTCTGAAGTTCCAGATCCTTACTATGGAGGCGCTAAGGGATTTGAAAAG AAATTCAGGGGCCGTTTGGAATCACTCCGCTCTGTAACTCCGCCGCGGAGCGGAGCGGCATGCAGTTCAATTTTAGCGAGCGGCGAAAGgggtgctccgcccgctccgctctCTGGCGGAGGAGCAGAGGAttcccgaacacagcctcaatatagctAA